A genomic segment from Lutibacter sp. A80 encodes:
- a CDS encoding SprT-like domain-containing protein, with the protein MIQKLSKYIPENALILVQEILEEHPLVIKIVKERATKHGDFKRTIDSKVEITINNNLNQYHFLITLIHELAHFVTFKKYKRIKPHGIEWKRNFQHLMLPFLNPEIFPEDLLPLLANYLINPKASTGSDVNLMQALNKYDDNSGKSFIFELPHGSMFLFKNKIYKKGNIRRTRYECVEMKSKKTYLFNKNAAVEIIEHNE; encoded by the coding sequence ATGATTCAAAAGCTTTCAAAATATATCCCAGAAAATGCTTTAATATTGGTTCAAGAAATTCTTGAAGAACATCCATTAGTTATTAAAATAGTTAAAGAAAGAGCCACAAAACACGGCGATTTTAAAAGAACTATTGATAGCAAAGTTGAAATAACAATTAATAACAACTTAAATCAATACCATTTTTTAATAACATTAATTCATGAATTAGCACATTTTGTAACTTTTAAAAAATACAAACGCATAAAACCACATGGTATTGAGTGGAAAAGAAACTTTCAACATTTAATGTTACCGTTTTTAAATCCGGAAATTTTCCCAGAAGATTTGCTTCCATTGTTAGCTAATTACTTAATAAATCCTAAAGCTAGTACTGGATCCGATGTAAATTTAATGCAAGCTTTAAATAAGTATGATGATAATTCGGGAAAGAGCTTTATATTTGAATTACCACATGGCAGTATGTTTTTATTTAAAAATAAAATCTACAAAAAAGGGAATATTAGAAGAACAAGATATGAATGTGTTGAAATGAAAAGTAAAAAAACTTATTTATTCAACAAAAATGCAGCAGTAGAAATAATAGAACACAATGAATAA
- a CDS encoding SDR family oxidoreductase, which yields MKNIIITGTSRGIGFELAQLFAKNNYNVLALSRNAAPLNTLNLKNITTLSVDLSNENDLNKVTNFVNTNWKNVDILINNAGKLVNKPFEKITSTDFLEVYKVNVFAVAELTKQLIPFLNKGSHVVNISSIGGVLGSVKFPGLAAYSSSKGALLTLTEVLAEEYKEQQISFNAIALGAVQTEMLEEAFPGYKAPVTAVEMADYIYNFALTGNKFYNGKILQVSSTTP from the coding sequence ATGAAAAATATAATAATTACTGGAACAAGTCGCGGTATTGGATTTGAATTAGCACAACTATTTGCTAAAAACAATTACAATGTACTTGCTTTATCTAGAAACGCTGCTCCTTTAAACACCTTAAATCTCAAAAATATTACAACACTTTCTGTTGATTTATCTAATGAAAATGATTTAAATAAAGTAACAAACTTTGTAAATACCAACTGGAAAAATGTAGATATTTTAATTAATAATGCAGGAAAATTAGTAAACAAACCTTTTGAAAAAATTACAAGCACAGACTTTTTAGAAGTGTACAAAGTAAATGTTTTTGCAGTTGCAGAATTAACAAAACAATTAATTCCATTTTTAAACAAAGGCAGTCACGTTGTTAATATTAGTAGTATTGGTGGAGTTTTAGGAAGTGTAAAATTTCCTGGTTTAGCAGCTTACAGCTCTTCAAAAGGAGCTCTGTTAACACTAACAGAAGTATTAGCTGAAGAATATAAAGAACAACAAATCTCTTTTAATGCTATTGCTTTAGGAGCAGTACAAACAGAAATGTTAGAAGAAGCATTTCCTGGTTATAAAGCGCCAGTTACAGCAGTAGAAATGGCCGATTATATTTATAATTTTGCTTTAACTGGAAATAAATTTTATAATGGAAAAATTTTGCAAGTTTCATCTACAACTCCTTAA